A genomic stretch from Staphylococcus succinus includes:
- the cstR gene encoding persulfide-sensing transcriptional repressor CstR, protein MNYDKNMINRINRVQGQLNGVVKMMEEEKHCKDVITQLSASKSSLQRLMGIIISENLIECVNSADDNNEDSQEIINEAVNLLVKSK, encoded by the coding sequence ATGAATTATGATAAAAACATGATCAATCGTATTAATAGAGTACAAGGGCAATTAAATGGCGTTGTAAAAATGATGGAAGAAGAAAAGCATTGTAAAGATGTGATTACGCAACTTAGTGCTTCAAAAAGTTCATTACAAAGATTAATGGGGATTATTATTAGCGAAAATTTAATTGAATGCGTCAATTCAGCTGATGACAACAATGAAGATTCACAAGAAATCATTAATGAAGCTGTTAACTTATTGGTGAAAAGTAAATAA
- the cstA gene encoding persulfide response sulfurtransferase CstA: protein MKQYNEKHINDLSKSELEKLTSQGQLIDVRTQEEYELGHINGSTLHPVDEIESFNKDKNKTYYVHCKSGNRSAKASKYLAEQGYDVVNLDGGYKAYEEKNVSDDTKEENTNVEIKAERKQLNYSGLQCPGPIVNISKEVKNIQEGDQIEVTVTDPGFASDIKSWAKQTGHTLVKLDGGDNEIKAIIQKEQPKDLEVSHTSKGTTIVLFSGELDKAVAAMIIANGAKAAGRDVTIFFTFWGLNALKKAQTANVKKKGIAKMFDFMLPKTPLKMPLSKMNMFGLGNIMMRYVMKKKNVDSLPSLIDQAIDQDIKLIACTMSMDVMGIKKEELRDEVEYGGVGTYIGDTENASHNLFI from the coding sequence ATGAAACAATATAATGAAAAACATATTAATGATTTAAGTAAATCAGAATTAGAAAAATTAACTTCTCAAGGTCAATTGATTGATGTAAGAACACAAGAAGAATATGAATTGGGGCACATCAATGGTTCCACACTGCATCCTGTAGATGAGATTGAGTCGTTCAATAAAGACAAAAATAAAACCTATTATGTACACTGTAAAAGTGGTAACAGAAGTGCTAAAGCTAGTAAATATTTAGCTGAACAAGGTTATGACGTTGTAAATTTAGACGGCGGCTATAAAGCTTATGAAGAAAAAAACGTCAGCGATGATACAAAAGAAGAAAACACAAATGTAGAAATTAAAGCAGAGCGTAAACAATTAAACTATAGTGGTCTTCAATGTCCAGGCCCTATTGTAAATATCAGTAAAGAAGTAAAAAATATTCAAGAAGGTGACCAAATTGAGGTTACAGTCACAGATCCAGGATTCGCAAGTGATATTAAAAGCTGGGCGAAACAAACGGGACACACATTAGTAAAACTTGATGGGGGTGACAATGAAATTAAAGCGATTATTCAAAAAGAACAACCCAAAGATTTAGAAGTGAGTCATACGTCTAAAGGCACTACAATTGTACTATTTAGTGGAGAATTAGATAAAGCAGTGGCAGCAATGATTATTGCGAATGGTGCTAAAGCTGCAGGAAGAGATGTAACCATCTTTTTCACTTTCTGGGGACTTAACGCGTTGAAAAAAGCGCAAACAGCTAACGTTAAAAAGAAAGGTATCGCAAAAATGTTTGATTTTATGTTGCCAAAAACACCCTTGAAAATGCCACTCTCTAAAATGAATATGTTCGGTTTAGGTAATATCATGATGCGCTACGTAATGAAAAAGAAAAATGTTGATTCATTACCATCACTTATCGACCAAGCAATCGACCAAGATATCAAATTAATCGCATGTACGATGAGCATGGATGTCATGGGCATTAAGAAAGAAGAATTAAGAGACGAAGTTGAGTACGGCGGTGTAGGCACTTATATAGGTGATACTGAAAACGCGAGTCATAATTTATTTATTTAA
- the cstB gene encoding persulfide dioxygenase-sulfurtransferase CstB → MFFKQFYDNNLSQASYLVGCQRTGEAIIIDPVRDLTKYMEVADSEGFTITQAAETHIHADFASGIRDVAEQLNANVYVSGEGDDELSYRNMPEQTHFVKHQDIIHVGNIKLEVLHTPGHTPESISFLLTDEGGGSSVPMGLFSGDFIFVGDIGRPDLLEKSVQVEGSTEVSAKQMYQSIESVKDLPDYIQIWPGHGAGSPCGKALGAVPMSTLGYEKINNWAFSETDEIKFIETLTSNQPAPPHHFTQMKKINQFGMELYQPYNVYPSLSNERIAFDLRSKEAFHGGHTKGTINIPYNKNFINQIGWYLDYENSIDLIGDKSTVEQAAHTLQLIGFDNVAGYRLPKSEILTQSIHSVDMTGKEEYILDVRNEEEWNNGHLDQAVNIPHGKLLNENIPFNKEDKIYVHCQSGVRSSIAVGILENKGFENVVNIREGYQDFPESLK, encoded by the coding sequence ATGTTTTTTAAACAATTTTACGATAACAATTTATCTCAAGCATCTTATTTAGTTGGCTGTCAACGCACAGGAGAGGCAATAATAATTGACCCTGTACGTGACTTAACAAAATATATGGAAGTTGCAGATAGCGAAGGTTTTACAATTACACAAGCTGCAGAAACCCATATCCACGCTGATTTTGCTTCAGGCATTAGAGATGTGGCAGAACAATTAAATGCAAACGTATATGTATCTGGCGAAGGTGACGATGAATTAAGTTATCGTAATATGCCAGAACAAACACATTTTGTTAAACATCAAGATATTATTCATGTAGGTAACATTAAATTAGAAGTATTGCATACACCTGGTCATACCCCAGAGAGTATTAGTTTCTTACTCACGGATGAAGGTGGCGGCTCAAGTGTTCCAATGGGTTTATTTAGTGGTGACTTTATTTTTGTTGGTGATATCGGTAGACCCGATTTACTAGAAAAATCAGTTCAAGTCGAAGGTTCTACAGAAGTTAGTGCGAAACAAATGTATCAATCTATAGAAAGTGTTAAAGATTTACCAGATTATATTCAAATTTGGCCAGGCCACGGTGCTGGAAGTCCTTGTGGTAAAGCATTAGGCGCCGTACCAATGTCTACGCTAGGTTATGAAAAAATAAATAACTGGGCATTTAGTGAAACTGATGAAATTAAATTCATTGAAACATTAACATCAAATCAACCAGCGCCACCACATCATTTTACACAAATGAAAAAAATTAACCAATTTGGTATGGAATTATATCAACCATACAATGTTTATCCTAGTTTAAGCAATGAAAGAATAGCATTTGATCTTCGTAGCAAAGAAGCCTTTCATGGTGGTCATACTAAAGGGACAATCAATATTCCTTACAACAAAAACTTTATTAACCAAATCGGTTGGTATTTAGACTATGAAAATAGTATAGATTTAATTGGTGATAAATCTACCGTTGAACAAGCAGCGCATACTTTACAATTAATTGGATTTGATAATGTAGCAGGTTATCGTTTACCAAAATCAGAAATTTTAACCCAATCCATCCATAGCGTTGATATGACTGGTAAAGAAGAATATATACTTGACGTACGTAATGAAGAAGAGTGGAATAATGGGCACTTAGATCAAGCAGTCAATATTCCGCATGGTAAATTATTAAATGAAAATATTCCATTTAATAAAGAGGATAAAATATACGTACATTGTCAGTCAGGTGTTAGAAGTTCAATCGCCGTGGGTATCTTAGAAAACAAAGGATTTGAAAATGTCGTAAATATTAGAGAAGGCTATCAAGATTTTCCAGAATCATTAAAATAA
- a CDS encoding recombinase family protein, which produces MAKIGYARVSTQDQSLDGQIDTLEEYGCERIFSEKASGRKTKRTELDKCLDYLREGDILVIYKLDRLGRTTKQLIELSQWLDDNSIDLHIIDMNVSTKDAMGKMFFTMMSAFAELEANLLSERTKKGLEAARARGRKGGRPSLPDHKKREIKFLYDEQKLTGEDIAKQTGVSRSTVYRMLKD; this is translated from the coding sequence ATGGCTAAAATTGGTTATGCACGTGTATCAACACAAGATCAAAGTCTTGATGGACAGATTGATACACTTGAGGAATATGGTTGTGAACGTATCTTTAGCGAGAAAGCGAGTGGTCGCAAAACGAAACGAACGGAACTTGATAAATGCTTAGATTATTTACGTGAAGGCGATATTTTAGTTATCTATAAACTAGATCGTCTTGGCCGAACAACCAAGCAATTAATTGAGTTATCTCAATGGTTAGATGATAATAGTATTGATTTACATATTATAGATATGAACGTATCAACCAAAGATGCGATGGGCAAGATGTTCTTTACTATGATGAGTGCATTTGCTGAACTTGAAGCTAACTTATTAAGCGAACGTACGAAAAAAGGATTAGAAGCAGCAAGAGCTAGAGGGAGAAAAGGTGGAAGACCATCATTACCAGATCATAAAAAAAGAGAGATTAAATTCTTATATGATGAGCAAAAACTTACTGGCGAAGATATTGCTAAACAAACAGGTGTAAGTCGTTCTACAGTATATAGGATGCTTAAAGATTAA